In Aphelocoma coerulescens isolate FSJ_1873_10779 chromosome 23, UR_Acoe_1.0, whole genome shotgun sequence, a genomic segment contains:
- the LOC138098110 gene encoding zinc finger and BTB domain-containing protein 8A-like: MEISSHQSHLLEQLNEQRKQDLFCDCNILVEGKVFKAHRNVLFASSGYFKMLLSQSSKETSQPTIATFEVFSPETFMVILDFVYSGILSLTGQNVIEVMSAASYLQMTDILNVCKTFIKSSLDINEKEKDHYLSLSAKSASTEPARPALYRSRRKAKSNPRRSYSIPDEKPNGNENSWSSYSSYLSSQVILQRAETQLSKRGRKQGSTRKRRKHLGLSQSRELGGCKSDRAERAGASDSGHISRGEEEAEFDAENAVDQDDYGYHHGAEAVPKRWSVTQLEQELSRTPEFMELKAEELYTSMPTILGVMSSWNEGDLPRMRFKCPFCTHTVKRRADLKRHLRCHTGERPYPCEACGKRFTRLEHLRNHFQTIHQAGKLICRKCKRHVTELTGCVVQQGTRRYRLCHKCLAEANFDSIPEDFDASEHSLVSSPGNKRPKWALEEEQKSDEETMEEEPYNLVVRHNNDDIPDEAEEKVKPNLR, encoded by the exons ATGGAGATTTCTTCCCACCAGTCTcacctcctggagcagctgaacGAACAGCGGAAGCAGGACTTGTTCTGTGACTGCAACATCCTGGTGGAGGGAAAGGTCTTCAAAGCCCATCGCAATGTGCTGTTTGCCAGCAGTGGCTACTTCAAAATGCTCCTTTCGCAGAGCTCGAAGGAGACGAGTCAGCCAACAATAGCCACATTTGAGGTCTTCTCTCCAGAGACGTTCATGGTTATCCTGGACTTTGTGTATTCAGGGATATTGTCTTTGACGGGTCAGAATGTGATCGAAGTCATGTCAGCCGCCAGCTATCTGCAGATGACAGATATCCTCAATGTCTGTAAGACCTTCATTAAGTCCTCACTGGATattaatgaaaaggaaaaggatcATTACCTCAGCCTCTCGGCCAAAAGTGCGAGCACTGAACCCGCCCGCCCGGCTCTTTATCGCTCCCGAAGGAAAGCAAAGAGCAACCCCCGGCGTTCCTACTCGATCCCGGATGAAAAGCCTAACGGGAATGAAAACTCCTGGAGCAGTTACAGCAGCTACCTGTCCTCACAGGTGATCCTGCAGCGGGCAGAGACCCAGCTGTCCAAAAGAGGCAGGAAACAGGGCTCCACGAGGAAGCGCCGCAAGCACCTGGGGCTGTCGCAGAGCCGGGAGCTGGGAGGGTGCAAATCGGACAGAGCGGAGCGAGCCGGAGCCTCGGATTCCGGTCACATCTCCCGGGGGGAAGAGGAGGCCGAGTTTGATGCCGAGAACGCCGTGGATCAGGATGATTATGGATATCATCACGGAGCAGAGGCGGTACCCAAGAGGTGGTCAGTTACTCAGCTAGAACAAGAACTTTCCAGAACTCCCGAATTCATGGAGCTAAAGGCAGAAGAACTGTACACCTCAATGCCCACAATTTTAGGGGTGATGAGTAGCTGGAATGAAG gtGACCTGCCCCGGATGCGCTTCAAGTGCCCGTTCTGCACCCACACCGTGAAGCGCCGCGCGGACCTGAAGCGTCACCTGCGGTGTCACACCGGGGAGCGGCCCTACCCCTGCGAGGCCTGCGGGAAGAGGTTCACCCGCCTGGAGCACCTCCGGAACCACTTCCAAACG ATACACCAAGCTGGCAAACTGATCTGCAGGAAGTGCAAGCGTCACGTCACGGAGCTCACGGGCTGCGTGGTCCAGCAAGGGACTCGACGCTACAGACTGTGCCACAAGTGCTTGGCAGAAGCCAATTTTGACAGCATCCCCGAGGATTTCGATGCATCTGAACATTCTCTTGTGTCCTCCCCGGGCAACAAACGTCCCAAATGGGCTttggaggaggagcagaaatCAGATGAAGAGACAATGGAGGAGGAGCCCTATAATTTGGTTGTCCGGCATAATAATGATGATATTCCGGATGAGGCAGAGGAAAAGGTGAAGCCAAATCTTAGGTAG